The following are from one region of the Polyangiaceae bacterium genome:
- a CDS encoding outer membrane protein transport protein: MRSKRLGLVGGALLLAAMLAPRTASASGYSVARFGGEHGHPTTTNATAIYYNPAGIGMSEGIHAFVDVSAAWRRVTWEHSAAPTDDTSVDGANTGRAKMFNVLASPMLGVTGKFGDFAVGAGFSTPFGGQSTWDTNDKFDGDTAHPGPVDGIQRWYAISGKIQSSFITLAAAYEFPDAHLSVGLSGNLILSKIETLRAKTILSDNNPSASSEGRSYLDVSGVDFSMGAGVMWEAMPDQLWIGASYQSRPNFSGMKPLEGTLTTRLPLVPESVADVELDSDLPDVYRLGFRFRPEQDIELRLFGDYTRWSVLKRHCVYLKGTGCNFENEATGRTTNEVQINQPRDWKDTFGVRAGASVWMTKATEVYAGAGFSSNAVPEDTLEPALPDWDGVSLSAGGRFEIVDDVHLDTSYTQLIYFPRDNTGKSELPQLEALSKGPDTGGVYKQMVGVLNVNVDVAF; this comes from the coding sequence ATGAGGTCGAAAAGACTGGGCCTTGTCGGGGGAGCTCTGCTCTTGGCTGCCATGCTCGCGCCGCGGACGGCCTCCGCGTCGGGCTACTCGGTAGCGCGCTTTGGTGGCGAGCACGGGCACCCCACGACGACGAATGCCACCGCCATCTACTACAACCCCGCCGGTATCGGGATGAGCGAGGGCATCCACGCCTTCGTGGACGTGTCCGCTGCGTGGCGGCGCGTGACCTGGGAGCACTCTGCGGCGCCCACGGACGACACCAGCGTGGATGGCGCCAACACCGGCCGCGCGAAGATGTTCAACGTGCTCGCGTCGCCCATGCTCGGCGTCACCGGTAAGTTCGGTGACTTCGCCGTGGGCGCCGGGTTCTCCACGCCCTTCGGCGGTCAGAGCACCTGGGACACCAACGACAAGTTCGACGGGGACACGGCGCACCCCGGTCCGGTGGACGGCATCCAGCGCTGGTACGCGATCTCGGGCAAGATCCAGTCGAGCTTCATCACGTTGGCCGCCGCCTACGAGTTCCCCGACGCTCACCTGAGTGTCGGTCTCTCCGGCAACCTGATCCTCTCCAAGATCGAAACGCTGCGGGCAAAGACGATCCTCTCGGACAACAACCCCAGCGCGAGCAGCGAGGGTCGATCCTACCTCGACGTGAGTGGTGTCGACTTCAGCATGGGCGCGGGCGTGATGTGGGAGGCCATGCCGGATCAGCTGTGGATTGGTGCTTCCTACCAGTCTCGGCCAAATTTCAGCGGCATGAAGCCGCTGGAGGGCACGCTCACGACTCGACTCCCCTTGGTGCCCGAGAGCGTGGCGGACGTGGAGCTGGACTCGGATCTGCCCGACGTCTACCGCCTCGGCTTCCGCTTTCGGCCGGAGCAGGACATCGAGCTGCGCTTGTTCGGGGACTACACGCGCTGGAGCGTGCTCAAGCGCCACTGCGTCTACCTCAAGGGCACGGGCTGCAACTTCGAGAACGAGGCGACCGGCAGGACGACCAACGAGGTCCAGATCAACCAGCCGCGCGACTGGAAGGACACCTTCGGCGTGCGCGCCGGAGCCAGCGTGTGGATGACGAAGGCCACCGAGGTCTACGCCGGCGCCGGCTTCAGCTCCAACGCGGTTCCCGAAGACACGCTCGAGCCGGCGCTGCCGGACTGGGACGGCGTGTCGCTCAGTGCGGGTGGCCGCTTCGAGATCGTGGACGACGTCCATCTGGACACCAGCTACACCCAGCTCATCTACTTTCCGCGGGACAACACCGGAAAGAGTGAGCTGCCCCAGCTCGAGGCGCTGAGCAAGGGCCCCGACACCGGCGGCGTGTACAAGCAGATGGTCGGCGTGCTCAACGTGAACGTCGACGTCGCGTTCTAG
- a CDS encoding metallophosphoesterase, translating into MKRLLLFVILLSFVSCIRPSEERAERDLDIGKASAGGVSFEVAGGLAAVRSAKAGEIVLWNSAPALRLVATVKTGGSWVLRVQNALPDLELSATANGAALDATVLDSPLVTRKAWRIELPASSTVIIDLAPPDAKDLSPWRFAVMSDVQEAIDRVGDIYAKVNEQKDVRYLVGAGDLTQQGGDDELERFQNELRALRVPYYTTLGNHELGHSPTPYQDWFGRASFSYVYRGVRFSMIDSASATIDPMVYDWLDGWLAAAKGGVHVVAMHVPPVDPIGVRNGSFASRNEAAKLLTRLAEGKVDLTLYGHIHSYYDFDNAGIPAYISGGGGAIPERFDKIGRHFLVVDVDPEQGIQDVSVVRVD; encoded by the coding sequence ATGAAACGTTTGCTGCTCTTCGTCATCCTTCTGAGCTTCGTGTCCTGCATCCGCCCTAGCGAGGAGCGCGCGGAGCGGGATCTCGACATCGGCAAGGCCAGTGCGGGCGGCGTCTCCTTCGAGGTGGCCGGCGGACTGGCTGCCGTGCGCTCCGCCAAGGCTGGGGAAATCGTGCTGTGGAACAGCGCGCCGGCGCTGCGCCTGGTCGCCACGGTGAAGACCGGGGGCAGCTGGGTGCTGCGGGTGCAGAACGCGCTGCCCGACCTCGAGCTCTCCGCCACCGCAAACGGCGCCGCCCTCGACGCCACGGTCCTCGACAGCCCGCTCGTCACCCGCAAGGCCTGGCGCATCGAGCTTCCGGCGAGCTCCACCGTGATCATCGATCTCGCGCCCCCGGACGCGAAGGATCTCTCGCCCTGGCGCTTCGCCGTGATGAGCGACGTGCAAGAAGCCATCGATCGAGTGGGCGACATCTACGCCAAGGTCAACGAGCAGAAAGACGTGCGCTATCTGGTGGGCGCGGGGGATCTCACCCAGCAAGGCGGCGACGATGAGCTCGAGCGCTTCCAGAACGAGCTCCGGGCGCTCCGTGTTCCGTACTACACCACGCTGGGCAATCACGAGCTCGGCCACTCTCCGACGCCGTATCAAGACTGGTTCGGCCGCGCGAGCTTCTCCTACGTGTACCGCGGCGTGCGCTTCTCGATGATCGACTCCGCCAGCGCAACCATCGACCCCATGGTGTACGACTGGCTCGACGGCTGGCTCGCCGCTGCCAAGGGTGGCGTGCACGTGGTGGCCATGCACGTGCCGCCGGTGGATCCCATCGGCGTGCGCAACGGCTCCTTTGCATCGCGCAACGAAGCCGCGAAGCTGCTCACCCGTCTGGCCGAGGGCAAGGTGGACCTCACGCTCTACGGCCACATTCACTCGTACTACGACTTCGACAACGCCGGGATCCCGGCCTACATCTCCGGCGGCGGCGGCGCGATCCCCGAGCGCTTCGACAAGATTGGACGCCACTTCTTGGTGGTGGACGTCGACCCCGAGCAGGGCATCCAAGACGTGAGCGTGGTCCGCGTCGACTGA
- a CDS encoding fructosamine kinase family protein — protein MDRRAQRVLEAALGARVEHAARLGGGDINDAFRVSMSDGRVVFVKTNQRADPAMFPAEARGLEWLRRANALRVPEVISAAPELLALEHIEAGRPAPDHDERLGQGLADLHRFGAPSFGLDHDNFIGRLAQRNAPAESWPEFYRTRRLEPQLRAAERAGLAPRSLLTSFERLFGVLSERVGPPEPPARLHGDLWGGNLHTAASGEPCLIDPAVYGGHREMDLAMMLLFGGFGSRVFDAYEEAYPLAPGHEERVALYQLYPLLVHVNLFGQSYVGSVARALAQLI, from the coding sequence ATGGACCGGCGCGCGCAGCGGGTGCTCGAGGCGGCGTTGGGCGCGCGCGTGGAGCATGCAGCGCGGCTCGGCGGTGGCGATATCAACGACGCGTTTCGGGTTTCCATGAGCGACGGCCGCGTGGTGTTCGTGAAGACGAACCAGCGCGCGGATCCCGCGATGTTTCCCGCAGAAGCCCGGGGCCTCGAGTGGCTCCGGCGCGCCAATGCCCTACGCGTGCCGGAAGTGATCAGCGCGGCGCCGGAGCTCTTGGCGTTGGAGCACATCGAGGCCGGACGCCCAGCGCCGGATCACGACGAGCGCTTGGGGCAGGGGCTGGCGGACCTTCATCGTTTCGGCGCGCCGAGCTTTGGTCTCGACCACGACAACTTCATCGGCCGCTTGGCCCAGCGGAACGCCCCGGCGGAGAGCTGGCCGGAGTTCTACCGAACCCGGCGCCTCGAGCCCCAGCTCCGGGCAGCGGAGCGCGCAGGACTCGCTCCCAGGAGCCTGCTGACGAGCTTCGAGCGGCTGTTCGGCGTGCTCTCCGAGCGCGTGGGGCCGCCGGAGCCGCCGGCGCGGCTGCACGGCGATCTGTGGGGAGGCAATCTGCACACTGCGGCGAGCGGCGAGCCGTGCCTGATCGATCCCGCCGTGTACGGCGGCCACCGGGAGATGGACCTGGCGATGATGCTGCTGTTCGGTGGCTTCGGGTCACGGGTGTTCGATGCCTACGAAGAGGCCTACCCCCTGGCTCCGGGCCACGAAGAGCGCGTTGCGCTCTATCAGCTCTACCCCCTGTTGGTGCACGTGAACCTGTTCGGTCAGAGCTACGTGGGTTCCGTCGCACGCGCGCTGGCTCAGCTGATTTGA
- a CDS encoding HEAT repeat domain-containing protein, with the protein MKTMKLFFGAAFVGAALMMTSPAFAGGLVLSKAELSTKHRSSLVQRIAKAKAQHPDAFKLVAQAPDLAVKRDQEKRGRAATITQALRSLGPDGLYPMLEMLAVDAPARGNMSDSAWTTLRVGLLEAVGALRSKEARPVLEGVLKKGGDFEVMRAATEALGQLGDDAATKFLVRLAKKPGPERVAVLSGLGECRRIGAAKELARSVHAATPVEARAIVASLQDVGNSWAWETPAVKQSGEGDQVRAIAAQALMEMFVKFRGELRTKAETGLLVVKHSSTPQLIQAARQGADARTVAALDALAQRFANNPLH; encoded by the coding sequence ATGAAAACGATGAAGTTGTTCTTCGGCGCCGCGTTCGTCGGCGCGGCCCTGATGATGACGTCTCCCGCGTTCGCCGGTGGCCTCGTGCTCAGCAAGGCGGAGCTGTCCACGAAACACCGCTCGAGCCTGGTGCAGCGCATCGCGAAGGCCAAGGCGCAGCACCCGGACGCGTTCAAGCTGGTCGCCCAGGCGCCGGATCTGGCCGTCAAGCGCGACCAGGAAAAGCGGGGCCGGGCTGCCACCATTACCCAGGCGCTCCGGTCGCTCGGACCGGACGGCCTCTACCCCATGCTCGAGATGCTCGCCGTGGACGCCCCGGCTCGCGGCAACATGAGCGACTCCGCGTGGACCACGCTGCGGGTGGGGCTGCTGGAAGCCGTCGGCGCCCTGCGCTCGAAGGAAGCCCGCCCCGTGCTGGAAGGCGTCCTCAAGAAAGGGGGCGACTTCGAGGTAATGCGCGCAGCGACCGAGGCCCTCGGCCAGCTCGGGGACGACGCCGCCACCAAGTTCCTGGTGCGCCTCGCCAAGAAGCCCGGACCAGAGCGCGTCGCCGTGCTTTCCGGATTGGGAGAGTGTCGCCGGATCGGCGCGGCAAAGGAGCTAGCGCGCTCGGTACACGCTGCCACGCCGGTGGAGGCACGGGCCATCGTCGCGTCACTGCAAGACGTCGGCAACTCCTGGGCCTGGGAGACGCCCGCGGTGAAGCAATCCGGCGAAGGCGATCAGGTGCGGGCCATCGCCGCTCAGGCGCTGATGGAAATGTTCGTGAAGTTCCGCGGCGAGCTCCGCACCAAGGCGGAGACGGGGCTCTTGGTCGTGAAGCACTCGTCCACGCCCCAGCTCATCCAAGCCGCCCGCCAAGGCGCGGACGCGCGAACGGTGGCGGCCCTCGACGCCCTGGCCCAGCGTTTCGCGAACAATCCGCTGCACTAG
- a CDS encoding ferrochelatase has product MRRISGALELLRAADARLDAVLIERRSLGPGRTRATSLEDIGHALLGSVAEPDALARDLVRIAEAVHRAFPGNLFWDFDFLAACLAKAEAGVRGEMTERIVALQDRFGLSSPICFRYVHDFMYGFDWARWVQKAPDSRRGVGPFDLVFLSYLDRRGGELVKLISENDAKYPRLEAGVMRNPFEFPREPEDEARLHEDLARRGLIPVEAWRFDAVPRFSEPFSDLRRERALSLG; this is encoded by the coding sequence ATGCGGCGTATTTCCGGCGCGCTGGAGCTGCTTCGAGCGGCTGACGCTCGTCTGGATGCCGTGCTGATCGAGCGGCGTTCGCTTGGCCCGGGGCGGACGCGGGCGACGTCGCTCGAGGACATTGGCCACGCGCTTCTCGGCTCGGTGGCGGAGCCGGACGCCCTGGCTCGCGACCTCGTGCGCATCGCCGAGGCCGTGCACAGGGCGTTCCCCGGCAACCTGTTCTGGGACTTCGACTTCCTCGCTGCCTGCTTGGCGAAGGCCGAGGCCGGCGTGCGTGGGGAGATGACGGAACGGATCGTCGCGCTGCAAGATCGCTTCGGCCTCAGCTCGCCGATCTGCTTCCGCTACGTGCACGACTTCATGTACGGCTTCGACTGGGCGCGCTGGGTGCAGAAGGCGCCCGACAGCCGGCGTGGCGTGGGTCCTTTCGATCTGGTGTTCCTGAGCTATCTAGATCGGCGAGGGGGTGAGCTCGTGAAGCTGATCTCCGAGAACGATGCGAAGTACCCTCGGCTCGAGGCCGGCGTGATGCGCAATCCCTTCGAGTTTCCGCGAGAGCCCGAAGACGAAGCGCGCTTGCACGAGGATCTCGCGCGTCGTGGTCTGATTCCGGTGGAGGCGTGGCGCTTCGACGCGGTGCCCCGCTTTTCCGAGCCGTTTTCGGATTTGCGTCGCGAGCGCGCGCTTTCTTTGGGCTGA
- a CDS encoding protein-arginine deiminase: MRLSWSTGVITAAFLAMGCGSSSGSPNGGSGAQGGSGNVDNAGGFGNAGGAGNAGGVGATGGVGATGGVGATGGTGGGTGGSPSCEGFCDLPNPVPGFFCFCNAQCVQQGNCCPDYDSKCGGTGGTGGGTGGIGGTGGIGGTGGTGGSTSSCAGYCGSTQPVPGSSPPCYCDGQCTGFGDCCGDFNSQCGGTGGTGGTGGTGGTGGTGGTGGTGGTGGTGGGTTQLDLRADSNRDGTVDVTGSSDDSVEDLWNTQYGAIFLANIDDDQNKCPKTGSDASLAACNDAANTTIDGTDDLADLARLKLVPWPAAPSNAAAKIEVLPSSAASKVRLFKGSGTSFSTIANGASLTAAELKSGVEFAIEGKDILRDSSWNGYLDVQVTMTAGGSGSDKVKMRMSPVMLSHHVQNATSIYVTPFSSTSSQVFRSDLSAACSGSGSQYTELPTGLGDQWTQDYFETGWMAMPATGGQMHVIRVYFRSANYGSSNTLRSAGKVVYTYFRGKDKAGVTQYDPNHPNSADSLNSFGNTETIPPFTYAGKSYPLGRIMRGSTSSFYPDQSFEAMLTAQAVQPQVFIDTSWLLVGHVDETISFIKANTPRGWVMLVNDAQMAKDMLVQYQNQGYGNTSMFVGKYWSGNQSAQATINQVLADSNVMSESASAVVEVQNQINTLKAATGLTDSEIVKIPYLHWKTSGYSVAYQPGTVNGVYVGPNVFAAPDPHGPVINGQDVMKTQMTQALAPYGVTVKWVEDWDLYHRLLGEVHCGSNADRAVTAKWWESGL, from the coding sequence ATGAGACTATCGTGGTCCACAGGCGTCATCACGGCGGCCTTCCTGGCGATGGGTTGCGGCTCGAGCAGCGGTAGCCCAAACGGCGGAAGCGGCGCTCAAGGTGGCTCAGGCAACGTTGACAACGCCGGAGGCTTCGGCAACGCCGGGGGCGCGGGCAACGCCGGAGGCGTTGGCGCCACGGGCGGTGTTGGCGCCACTGGAGGCGTTGGCGCCACTGGAGGAACCGGCGGCGGAACCGGCGGCTCCCCCAGCTGCGAAGGATTCTGCGATCTGCCCAACCCCGTTCCGGGCTTCTTTTGCTTCTGCAACGCGCAGTGCGTGCAGCAGGGCAACTGCTGTCCCGACTACGACTCCAAGTGCGGCGGCACCGGCGGGACCGGCGGCGGCACCGGCGGTATCGGTGGCACCGGCGGTATCGGTGGCACCGGCGGCACGGGCGGCAGCACCTCCAGCTGCGCCGGCTACTGTGGCAGCACCCAACCCGTACCGGGTAGCAGCCCGCCTTGTTACTGCGACGGTCAGTGCACCGGCTTCGGTGACTGCTGCGGCGACTTCAACAGCCAATGCGGCGGCACGGGTGGAACCGGCGGCACGGGCGGAACCGGCGGTACCGGTGGCACGGGCGGTACCGGTGGCACGGGCGGCACGGGTGGCACCGGCGGCGGCACCACTCAGCTGGATCTGCGCGCAGACTCCAATCGTGACGGCACGGTGGACGTGACCGGCAGCAGCGACGATAGCGTCGAGGACCTGTGGAACACGCAGTACGGCGCGATCTTCCTGGCCAACATCGACGACGACCAGAACAAGTGCCCGAAGACCGGCAGTGATGCGTCGCTGGCGGCCTGCAACGACGCCGCCAACACCACGATCGACGGCACGGACGATCTGGCGGATCTCGCCCGTCTGAAGCTCGTGCCCTGGCCCGCCGCCCCGAGCAACGCGGCCGCCAAGATCGAGGTGCTACCCTCGAGCGCCGCGAGCAAGGTGCGCCTGTTCAAGGGCTCCGGCACCTCTTTCTCGACCATCGCCAACGGCGCCAGCCTCACGGCGGCGGAGCTCAAGAGCGGCGTGGAGTTCGCCATCGAGGGCAAGGACATCCTGCGCGACTCCTCCTGGAACGGCTACCTGGACGTGCAGGTCACCATGACCGCCGGCGGCAGCGGCAGCGACAAGGTCAAGATGCGGATGTCACCGGTGATGCTCAGTCACCACGTGCAGAACGCGACCAGCATCTACGTCACGCCGTTCTCCTCGACTTCGTCCCAGGTGTTCCGCTCGGATCTCAGCGCGGCCTGCAGCGGCTCCGGCAGCCAATACACCGAGCTGCCCACCGGGCTGGGCGACCAGTGGACCCAGGACTACTTCGAGACCGGCTGGATGGCGATGCCCGCCACCGGCGGCCAAATGCACGTGATTCGCGTGTACTTTCGCTCGGCCAACTACGGCTCGAGCAACACGCTCCGGAGCGCCGGCAAGGTCGTGTACACGTACTTCCGCGGCAAGGACAAGGCGGGCGTCACACAGTACGACCCGAACCACCCGAACTCCGCGGACTCGCTGAACTCCTTCGGCAACACGGAGACGATCCCGCCGTTCACCTACGCAGGGAAGAGCTACCCGCTCGGGCGCATCATGCGCGGCTCCACCTCGAGCTTCTATCCCGACCAGTCCTTCGAAGCCATGCTCACCGCCCAGGCGGTGCAGCCGCAGGTGTTCATCGACACCTCCTGGCTGCTGGTGGGCCACGTGGACGAGACCATCAGCTTCATCAAGGCCAACACCCCGCGCGGGTGGGTCATGCTGGTGAACGACGCTCAGATGGCCAAGGACATGCTGGTGCAGTACCAGAACCAGGGCTACGGCAACACGTCGATGTTCGTGGGCAAGTACTGGTCCGGTAATCAATCGGCCCAGGCCACCATCAATCAGGTCCTGGCCGACTCCAACGTGATGAGCGAGAGCGCCAGCGCGGTGGTCGAGGTGCAAAACCAGATCAACACGCTGAAGGCAGCCACCGGGCTCACGGACTCCGAGATCGTGAAGATCCCGTACCTGCACTGGAAGACCAGCGGCTACTCCGTCGCGTATCAGCCGGGCACGGTGAACGGCGTATACGTCGGCCCCAACGTCTTCGCCGCGCCGGATCCCCACGGCCCGGTCATCAACGGCCAGGACGTGATGAAGACCCAGATGACGCAGGCGCTCGCACCGTACGGCGTCACGGTGAAGTGGGTGGAGGACTGGGACCTCTACCATCGCCTGTTGGGTGAAGTTCACTGTGGCAGCAACGCGGACCGCGCCGTAACGGCCAAGTGGTGGGAGAGCGGACTATGA
- a CDS encoding ArsA family ATPase, which yields MTALSESTSGARLVACVGPGGVGKTTVAAALGVAAARRGERVFVLTIDPAKRLADALGIGLSDKAVRVPLEAPGELYAAMVDTKSSYDALIRRVAASEADIERILGNPVYDAFSRTLARSHAYAAAERVYHALEHDHYDTIVLDTPPLRSALDILDAPGRLTSFLESGVVRAMLEPSAGPLSRLLPSGGAAVRRLLSLAASQRLTDQLVGFFAALSDLGPGFLERAERVRQLLTSSGAAFVLVCSPAPTSLDDAAYMRDGLAERDIPLRACVVNRAFVGEPRDPSRPLRASEVRLGEVPEELAEARAELALLRAQVAARNRQAEARIRDFAHQLSRTTRLFVLPEMLNEVGDVAHLERLSTMLEHAEHRRDLIHS from the coding sequence GTGACCGCGCTGTCGGAGTCCACGTCCGGTGCGCGCTTGGTCGCGTGCGTGGGACCCGGAGGCGTCGGCAAGACCACGGTGGCGGCGGCCCTCGGAGTGGCGGCGGCGCGGCGAGGAGAGCGTGTGTTCGTGCTCACCATCGACCCGGCCAAGCGCTTGGCGGACGCCTTGGGCATCGGCCTCTCCGACAAGGCGGTGCGGGTGCCGCTGGAGGCGCCAGGGGAGCTCTACGCGGCGATGGTCGACACCAAGTCGAGCTACGACGCCCTCATTCGCCGCGTGGCCGCCAGCGAAGCGGACATCGAGCGCATTTTGGGCAACCCCGTGTACGACGCTTTCTCGCGAACGTTGGCGCGTTCCCACGCCTACGCCGCGGCGGAGCGCGTGTACCACGCCCTCGAGCACGACCACTACGACACCATCGTGCTCGACACACCGCCGCTCCGGAGCGCCCTCGACATCTTGGACGCCCCCGGTCGGCTGACGTCGTTCCTCGAGTCCGGCGTCGTGCGCGCCATGCTGGAGCCCAGCGCGGGGCCGCTCTCGCGGCTCTTGCCTTCTGGTGGTGCGGCGGTGCGGCGTTTGCTCTCCTTGGCGGCGAGCCAGCGGCTGACGGATCAGCTGGTCGGATTCTTCGCGGCCCTTTCGGATCTCGGTCCCGGATTTCTGGAGCGCGCCGAGCGCGTGCGGCAGCTCCTGACCAGCTCCGGAGCGGCCTTCGTTCTGGTGTGCTCACCCGCGCCCACGAGCTTGGACGACGCCGCCTACATGCGCGACGGCCTGGCGGAGCGCGACATTCCGCTCCGCGCCTGCGTGGTGAATCGCGCCTTCGTGGGGGAGCCGCGGGATCCTTCGCGCCCGCTGCGGGCGAGTGAGGTCCGCCTCGGCGAGGTACCGGAAGAGCTGGCGGAGGCCCGAGCGGAGCTCGCCCTCTTGCGCGCGCAGGTGGCAGCGCGCAATCGACAGGCCGAAGCGCGGATCCGCGACTTTGCCCACCAGCTATCGCGCACCACGCGTCTCTTCGTGCTGCCGGAGATGCTGAACGAGGTCGGCGACGTAGCCCATCTCGAGCGGCTTTCCACGATGCTCGAGCACGCCGAGCATCGTCGCGACCTGATCCACAGCTGA
- a CDS encoding low molecular weight phosphotyrosine protein phosphatase produces the protein MSRVRVCFVCLGNICRSPTAEGVMRHVAEERGLSHLLEIDSAGTAAYHAGEPPDRRATAAAKKRGITLSGRARQFRREDFERFDWVLAMDAENLADLEAIQPAGSGAKLMLFRKRDPEAAPGVGVPDPYYGGAHGFDEVLDICERTCRAWLDTFAKE, from the coding sequence GTGAGCCGCGTACGCGTCTGCTTCGTGTGCCTGGGCAACATCTGTCGTTCTCCAACCGCCGAGGGCGTGATGCGTCACGTGGCGGAGGAGCGCGGTCTCTCACACCTGCTCGAGATCGACAGCGCGGGCACGGCGGCCTACCACGCCGGGGAGCCGCCGGACCGCCGCGCCACGGCTGCGGCGAAGAAGCGCGGCATCACCCTCTCGGGGCGGGCGAGGCAGTTCCGACGGGAGGACTTCGAGCGCTTCGATTGGGTGTTGGCCATGGACGCCGAGAACCTCGCGGACCTCGAGGCGATCCAGCCCGCGGGGTCGGGGGCGAAGCTGATGTTGTTTCGCAAGCGCGATCCCGAGGCGGCGCCCGGCGTCGGCGTTCCGGATCCCTACTACGGCGGCGCTCACGGTTTCGACGAGGTGCTCGACATCTGTGAGCGCACCTGCCGAGCGTGGCTCGACACCTTCGCCAAAGAGTGA
- a CDS encoding prenyltransferase — MKAWLQAARPPAQANIAVPLLFGQALAYAQAGAFSWKRFALVHVYGLFVHLFIVFANDAADWRADLGNKTYNVFSGGSRVVPEGKLTPRQLANGAMLMALGIGAIGAVAGFIERLPFAVVLAALPLGILWAYSFPPFRLSYRGNGEVLQALGVGVVLPLTAFYYQAGTFAPLHLASIVPTALLGYAGNVTTALPDTPADRKARKRTLAVVLGERPARITAIGVTAAALLLGFMALPGKAPWIAAVAALAPAVALGLAVPLVPHANASARNACLRFVVLVAGAGSLAQLGWTAAAFIAP; from the coding sequence GTGAAGGCCTGGCTCCAGGCCGCGCGTCCGCCGGCGCAGGCGAACATCGCGGTTCCGCTGCTCTTCGGCCAAGCCCTCGCCTACGCCCAGGCCGGCGCCTTCTCCTGGAAGCGGTTCGCCCTGGTGCACGTGTACGGCCTCTTCGTGCATCTGTTCATCGTGTTCGCCAACGACGCGGCGGACTGGCGCGCGGATCTCGGCAACAAGACCTACAACGTCTTCAGCGGGGGCTCTCGCGTGGTGCCGGAGGGCAAGCTCACACCGCGACAGCTCGCCAACGGTGCGATGCTCATGGCGCTGGGGATCGGAGCCATCGGCGCCGTGGCGGGTTTCATCGAGCGGCTCCCCTTCGCCGTGGTTCTCGCGGCGCTGCCCCTTGGGATCTTGTGGGCCTACAGCTTCCCGCCGTTCCGCCTTTCCTATCGCGGCAACGGCGAAGTGCTGCAAGCCCTGGGCGTCGGCGTCGTGCTGCCACTCACGGCCTTCTACTACCAGGCGGGCACCTTTGCTCCGCTGCACCTGGCCAGCATCGTGCCCACCGCGCTCTTGGGCTACGCCGGCAACGTCACGACGGCGCTGCCCGACACCCCGGCGGATCGCAAGGCGCGCAAGCGAACGCTGGCCGTCGTCCTCGGAGAGCGCCCAGCGCGCATCACGGCCATTGGCGTCACCGCCGCGGCGCTGCTGCTCGGTTTCATGGCGCTTCCCGGCAAGGCGCCTTGGATCGCGGCAGTGGCAGCCCTCGCTCCGGCCGTCGCCCTCGGCCTCGCCGTGCCCCTCGTTCCGCACGCCAACGCGAGCGCGCGAAACGCGTGCCTGCGTTTCGTGGTGCTGGTGGCGGGAGCCGGTAGCTTGGCGCAGCTCGGATGGACGGCCGCAGCGTTCATCGCTCCCTGA
- a CDS encoding deoxyhypusine synthase family protein yields MGAVRDFVVRHYRHFNAAILVDAARAWEKHLDKGGKMFLTMGGAMSTAEIGLVLAELIRRDKVHGLCVTGANIEEDVFNLVAHESYKRVPNFRELTPREDKALLEQGLNRVTDTCIPEDEAMRKIEHHMLDLWKAAEAKGERRAPYEYFYQLLRSKVLEPDYDIDPRGSWLLAASDKNLPIYVPGWEDSTLGNMFTAAAMQKKLGGFGCMKFGAEQMAMLIDWYRETDKNHRLGFFQIGGGISGDYPICVVPLIRQDMKQDVRTWGYFCQISEAKTSYGSYSGAPPSEKITWGKLDVDTPRFMIESDATIVFPLIAAFLLDM; encoded by the coding sequence ATGGGCGCCGTCAGAGACTTCGTTGTTCGTCATTACAGGCATTTCAATGCCGCAATTTTGGTGGATGCTGCTCGCGCCTGGGAAAAGCATCTCGATAAGGGCGGCAAGATGTTTCTGACCATGGGCGGCGCGATGAGCACCGCCGAAATTGGTCTCGTGCTCGCCGAGTTGATCCGCCGCGACAAGGTTCACGGCCTGTGCGTCACCGGCGCCAACATCGAGGAGGACGTGTTCAATCTCGTCGCCCACGAGAGCTACAAGCGCGTCCCCAACTTTCGTGAGCTCACGCCGCGGGAAGACAAGGCCCTGCTCGAGCAGGGGCTGAACCGCGTGACGGACACCTGCATTCCGGAAGACGAGGCCATGCGCAAGATCGAGCACCACATGCTCGACCTGTGGAAGGCCGCGGAAGCCAAGGGCGAACGCCGCGCACCGTACGAGTATTTCTACCAGCTGCTTCGCAGCAAGGTGCTGGAGCCGGACTACGACATCGATCCGCGAGGCTCCTGGCTGCTCGCCGCTTCGGACAAGAACCTGCCCATCTACGTGCCCGGCTGGGAAGATTCCACGCTCGGCAACATGTTCACGGCGGCGGCGATGCAGAAGAAGCTCGGCGGCTTCGGTTGCATGAAGTTCGGCGCCGAGCAGATGGCCATGCTCATCGATTGGTACCGCGAAACGGACAAGAACCACCGCCTCGGCTTCTTTCAGATCGGCGGAGGTATCTCGGGGGATTACCCCATTTGCGTGGTGCCGCTGATTCGTCAGGACATGAAGCAGGACGTGCGAACCTGGGGCTATTTCTGCCAGATCAGCGAGGCCAAGACGAGCTACGGGTCCTATAGCGGCGCGCCGCCCAGCGAGAAGATCACCTGGGGCAAGCTGGACGTGGACACCCCGCGCTTCATGATCGAGTCGGACGCCACCATCGTGTTCCCGTTGATTGCGGCATTTTTACTCGACATGTGA